One genomic window of Leishmania major strain Friedlin complete genome, chromosome 15 includes the following:
- a CDS encoding putative actin-like protein, protein MNIPLNTVKVLRNVPLPDEASVLHTNAAVLDMGSHTTRLGFAGDTVPRMRQRTCVVKGKGTFSDACDVLDHVDDPAAATTVLENGVIVDWEGYEELLSRVARILDLENVENSTPLLVTEKALVPTHQRQKIAEVLFETHRVVATSFALSPVLSLYASGLGTGVAVELGHDQSHVAPVFQGLSLFHATHCLDVGGADLTRHFTSLMSGVATTHVSVLGSMTPTQRESMWEYIKERHCTVAEDAQAFSEISRVGIGMGSPSSGSPPGSPHGEEDRYREECVLPDGTALPISGAARFIPGECYFQPSLSPALQQLRDQSTVVDEVLLRTTQTPVSIPELVVDAMKRCDHDLLPTFASHIVVSGGASLLRGLTQRVESDVQTCLASTGGIHSVGSARVYADVERRDAAFVGGSIWASLPAAQALWVTKADYNEVGSMAVVRGGF, encoded by the coding sequence ATGAACATTCCCCTCAACACAGTCAAAGTGCTGCGCAATGTGCCGCTTCCCGATGAGGCGAGCGTGCTCCACACGAacgccgcggtgctggaCATGGGCAGTCACACGACGCGGCTCGGGTTTGCAGGGGACACGGTACCGCGcatgcggcagcgcacaTGCGTCGTGAAGGGCAAAGGAACCTTCTCGGACGCCTGTGATGTGCTGGACCACGTCGATgaccccgccgccgcgacgacggtgctggAGAACGGCGTCATTGTAGACTGGGAGGGGTACGAGGAGCTCCTGAGCCGCGTCGCCCGGATACTCGACCTCGAGAACGTAGAGAACAGCACCCCGCTGCTGGTGACGGAGAAGGCGCTCGTGCCTACACATCAGCGGCAGAAGATCGCCGAGGTCCTCTTCGAGACCCACCGCGTTGTCGCCACCAGCTTTGCCTTGAGCCCGGTGCTGTCCCTCTACGCGTCCGGACTGggcaccggcgtcgccgtGGAACTGGGCCACGATCAGAGCCACGTCGCGCCAGTCTTCCAAGGGCTTTCGCTGTTTCACGCAACGCACTGCCTCGACGTTGGCGGCGCGGACCTCACACGACACTTCACCTCTCTTATGTCTGGCGTAGCGACCACACACGTGTCGGTGCTGGGGAGCATGACACCAACGCAGCGAGAAAGCATGTGGGAATACATCAAGGAGCGCCACTGCACCGTAGCCGAGGATGCGCAGGCCTTTTCTGAGATCAGCCGTGTCGGCATAGGGATGGGCAGCCCTAGCAGTGGCTCGCCTCCGGGAAGCCCGCACGGCGAAGAGGATCGGTACCGTGAGGAGTGCGTACTGCCCGACGGCACCGCTCTGCccatcagcggcgccgctcggTTCATCCCTGGCGAATGCTACTTCCAGCCATCCCTTTccccggcgctgcagcagctgcgcgaccaGTCCACCGTTGTCGatgaggtgctgctgcgcacgacaCAAACGCCGGTGTCTATCCCCGAGCTAGTCGTGGACGCCATGAAGCGCTGCGATCACGACCTGCTACCCACGTTCGCTTCTCATATCGTCGTTAGTGGCGGTGCCTCGCTGTTGCGCGGACTGACGCAGCGCGTGGAATCTGACGTGCAAACCTGCCTGgccagcaccggcggcatCCACAGCGTCGGTAGCGCACGCGTGTACGCGGATGTCGAGCGGCGCGATGCCGCCTTTGTGGGTGGCTCAATCTGggcatcgctgccggcggcgcaggcgttGTGGGTGACGAAGGCCGACTACAACGAGGTGGGGTCGATGGCTgtggtgcgcggcggctttTAG
- the MGT1 gene encoding MGT1 magnesium transporter, translated as MSSNASKTETPASLLAEDATMTSLDRLTNLGTSIFFTPPSVEHPSAASELGSSHAPPPPRVQDLANVVLPLASAEARVSNVLSFARRPLEIVESIKGLHELHQKGGLTREEFAQAKQQILDSAASSASTYKSKSKRSRGRRHRRRGRRSRNSSRSASTSTRTRPSRNARSRATTGVDTRSASHRPSRSSSSSKSSSSSSSSSSNRFIIVPRSNVWRTLNDPIEGLLGHHSTEGHHVRVAYNDAPRLVRSPLLSRGGAVVGFGSRERGGQEECCAGAHGRHGYQEIPSEDPLTSNLASGAAVPTPTLATAPGTKDGVFASPSGSAIGAATAATGSSVARYATVPDGRGKATYGAFLHRDDDARAGGPAPHIHAVLNKEDVVCIQYFNSRGGSGNHFRDVELHTSQLRDPIFVHKGQSQVIPAKPRTSVAKPSRDEPVMMAMPTRDSQVFQLAEMTLEERCAWEEMTTTHSSSSKSRRAKSSYFEQSFNWYWVDVTGRDASRQQYNAMLHYLTNRFKLCESFLVDREHTLVLPQVCESPIYAGQYLLNLRVATEKIAISDDSVMELTNRWIVVVDLKQHIVITLHRVDTHSMANLRSQWKRVIENSNVSFQEFLLKIIDDAIYTYHLSLDVHTALLEKCEAKLFVEKPAVTTPEVSGHYIDKQILHHFAGSSRSLFLRRLLDEQDRSPMDKGEMNSFLHHLHRRTSVQHRMINVTQAVLAKAFTKLRLCSREMAGQMCASCIEISDRALEVRDDAKTLLNLHISLQSFRTTELMAVLTRVTMLFTPVTFLAGVYGMNFQKNFPELTWDYGYPFFWALCIVLVIAMHVLFLRKH; from the coding sequence ATGTCATCTAACGCCTCGAAAACTGAGACGCCGGCGTCGTTACTGGCAGAGGACGCTACCATGACGTCACTGGACCGGCTGACGAACCTTGGCACCTCCATCTTCTTCACCCCACCCTCCGTCGAGCACCCTAGCGCGGCGAGCGAGCTGGGGTCCAGCCatgcgccaccaccgccacgtgTGCAGGACCTCGCTAACGTCGTGTTGCCGCTCGCCTCCGCTGAGGCTCGCGTGAGCAATGTGCTTTCCTTCGCGCGGCGGCCACTCGAGATTGTGGAGTCGATCAAGGGTTTGCACGAGCTGCATCAGAAGGGCGGACTCACAAGGGAGGAGTTCGCTCAAGCGAAGCAGCAGATCCTGGACTCGGCcgcgtcctcggcgtccACGTACAAGAGCAAGTCGAAACGGTCACgcgggcgccgccaccgtcgccgtggtCGCCGTTCGCGCAACAGCTCGCGCTCGGCCTCTACGTCGACTCGCACGCGACCGTCCCGCAATGCCCGCTCGCGCGCCACCACTGGTGTTGACACCAGGAGTGCCAGCCACCGCCCCAGCCGttcctcgtcatcgtcgaagtcgtcgtcttcgtcgtcgtcgtcgtcgagcAATCGCTTCATCATTGTGCCGCGCTCCAACGTATGGCGCACCCTCAATGATCCGATCGAGGGCTTGCTCGGCCACCACTCGACAGAAGGCCACCATGTGCGCGTTGCATACAATGATGCGCCGCGGCTCGTGCGCTCCCCGCTGCTGAGCAGGGggggcgccgtcgtcggatTTGGCAGccgtgagagaggagggcaagaGGAGTGttgcgccggtgcgcacggGCGGCACGGCTACCAGGAGATTCCTTCTGAAGACCCTCTCACAAGCAACTTGGCGAgtggtgcagcggtgccgacgcCAACGCTCGCCACTGCACCAGGCACCAAAGACGGCGTCTTCGCTTCccccagcggcagcgctatCGGCGCCGCGACCGCAGCgacgggcagcagcgtcgcccgCTACGCCACCGTTCCCGACGGCCGTGGCAAGGCCACGTATGGTGCCTTCTTGCACCGCGACGACGATGCTCGTGCCGGCGGCCCGGCACCGCACATTCACGCGGTACTCAACAAGGAGGATGTTGTGTGCATTCAATACTTcaacagccgcggcggctctgGCAATCACTTCCGCGACGTCGAGCTGCACACCTCCCAGCTCCGCGACCCGATCTTCGTTCACAAGGGACAGTCTCAAGTCATTCCAGCCAAGCCGCGTACCTCAGTCGCCAAACCCAGCCGCGACGAGCCAGTCATGATGGCGATGCCGACCCGAGACTCGCAGGTCTTCCAGCTGGCGGAGatgacgctggaggagcgctGCGCCTGGGAGGAGATGACGACAACGcactcctcttcctccaagTCCCGCAGAGCCAAGTCTTCGTACTTTGAGCAGAGCTTCAACTGGTATTGGGTGGACGTGACGGGCAGAGACGCCAGCCGGCAACAGTACAACGCGATGCTGCACTACCTAACTAACCGCTTCAAGCTGTGCGAATCGTTTCTCGTCGACCGCGAGCacacgctggtgctgccgcaggttTGCGAGTCGCCCATCTACGCTGGCCAGTACCTGCTCAACTTGCGTGTGGCGACCGAAAAGATCGCCATCTCCGACGATAGCGTGATGGAGCTGACGAATCGGTGGATTGTCGTTGTGGACCTGAAGCAGCACATCGTCATTACCCTGCACCGCGTCGACACGCACAGCATGGCGAACTTGCGCTCACAGTGGAAGAGGGTCATCGAGAACAGCAACGTATCCTTCCAGGAGTTCCTTCTCAAAATCATCGACGACGCCATCTACACGTACCACCTCAGCCTCGACGTGCACACGGCGCTCCTTGAAAAGTGCGAAGCGAAGCTGTTTGTGGAGAAGCCGGCTGTGACGACGCCGGAGGTGTCCGGCCACTACATCGATAAGCAGATTCTGCACCACTTCGCCGGCAGCTCGCGGTCGCTGTTtctgcgccggctgctggACGAGCAGGACCGCTCGCCGATGGACAAGGGGGAGATGAACAGCTTCCTGCACCACCTGCACCGTCGCACGAGCGTGCAGCACCGGATGATCAACGTCACCCAGGCAGTCCTGGCCAAGGCGTTCACGAAGCTGCGACTGTGCTCGCGTGAGATGGCGGGGCAGATGTGTGCGTCCTGCATTGAGATCAGCGACCGCGCCCTGGAGGTGCGGGATGACGCCAAGACGCTGCTAAACCTGCACATCTCCCTGCAAAGCTTCCGCACCACTGAGCTGATGGCCGTGCTGACGCGTGTAACGATGCTCTTTACACCGGTGACGTTCCTGGCTGGCGTGTATGGCATGAACTTCCAGAAGAACTTCCCGGAGCTGACGTGGGACTACGGCTACCCCTTCTTTTGGGCCCTGTGCATTGTCCTGGTGATCGCCATGCATGTCCTCTTTCTGCGCAAGCACtga
- a CDS encoding putative eukaryotic initiation factor 4a — protein MEHSGRGVLSPARRCSSVPRNLEGSRSSPSSFYAFPSTLNDILFGPRQRLTKYADGMQALPYASSAPTIEEAEVAAAGPLADARAEDAAAATATEAVKSRSREAAAKQAAKEKVVTVAPAEQEAASKPLEEDSAAVLAVAPVETESAATAQIGADAPDDAAAPTAAHEAESMAKEEEGGKTDASLDYVANEAPSRTFIVVTADEAEEDTATTDDAAAAPAGEVANSAGRADAKTVPEAAAVEQEEGCETAEEAQRSSDAAERVGAEERETATVPHNHGRDEATAVAAEPPQLCTTCEMVAFDAAHIAAWMMKYRHETAYVPPGVQRFVHEFNERAAKFTPLRMGGTSPTPSAIGTAAKKGKKVSLSLSSVGSSKTGVGALADLPSRDGGGFSSSAALRTGTSVAVKKSNALEALGDVWEGRQEAPISLAQGSLRRRGLFGEVEKKKIHHMVVAVLNKVTTDPVKFREVKNELLRLPIPEANAEQMTKIVDAFFTKAVREQHFSHSYADLIAALCKVPQGQHIVGDKTQSLEYRLRMALLKRCQAEFLQSIRAEETDASSPTTMATAADDMSSPLVFAIEGAQAIGGETEKERRDRMCGNVRFVCELFLRDIVAASVISVIFRICCLGSEFGEFAVPPSYTPTESQVDEIITVVKTAKERYFVHSAEGRRMLPQLLSQLEYWVKHYAISRCRFVLMSTVDGLRAMLPKEPASPMMSGTPSVAAFVTPQLTHISPTQSPPPCDVSEQGVVSAVSPAPLSVAAALPVVTAADASGQLSMSSTMVGGQPLPAPRSKQVGSVSHSDSAGSINGMAATESPVTGAITRPIVTLTSRSTLQHVRPEAIAKLMAAFSSGQCSADEVAVQLFDTYGNVLPALGAWMDRCLSVVKEEKTRKQTGAVLVACVEQLTAHTNASSEEAAETVAMCREQLHEAAVEALQRAIEGKLYEDLHVFQFWAQLVLSDHARFVYDEELLNEGLELLVYTAPPAVRSYLVEVGKYMTNVLVAPEKLPWQASTEAQCFVRYRPLLVLHSLVMPGGPSEAQALLDNIVSFSDVRQQSLELRLYHAFRTGSPSREVIFEQLRTSPRTTSRDSTLAAEVLSALLIAELCSNGDALVEDNMDLLQITVDGVTRAEREIAIVTEVYEILRYTPRPMMMSAAARVLRKFVCMHIVSDETMERADRFYEAERDGAIEKPTQEGVRTLAAPPSAELPRIMDRRGTDDVLLSGSISMRSVNGAVATNSNGNGNNGGGVGGGTGSVDGLQSSNASSFGEFRPRDSHPPRRDADSEHTSSRHSQRQLSPRRSNQSNSSFQTARGGEDNSKRLYRNSYKNRRRSQGEGGNERQSRAGGSKDESPQQQPTGSLSTSSNYASSRDGSRHGGGGGRYDRQHGGSRAGRGSGHFDRGRGGSGGGRGNGTALHRGSGGGGKAE, from the coding sequence ATGGAGCACTCAGGTCGCGGTGTGCtgtcgccagcgcggcggtgtAGCTCGGTGCCGAGGAATCTGGAGGGATCACGCAGCAGTCCGAGCTCTTTCTACGCCTTCCCGTCCACCCTCAACGACATCCTGTTCGGTCCCCGACAGCGCCTCACCAAGTACGCAGACGGCATGCAGGCCTTGCCGTACGCCAGCTCGGCACCCACTAtcgaggaggcagaggtcgccgctgccggtccACTCGCCGACGCACGAGCAGaagacgcggccgccgcaacAGCCACCGAGGCCGTCAAGTCGCGCTCCcgggaagcagcagcgaagcagGCGGCGAAGGAAAAGGTCGTGACGGTGGCACCGGCCGAGCAGGAAGCCGCCAGCAAACCTCTCGAAGAGGACTCTGCTGCGGTCTTGGCTGTTGCTCCAGTGGAGACTGAgagcgcggcgacagcgcagaTAGGGGCGGACGCGCCGgacgacgctgcagcgcccaCTGCAGCCCACGAGGCTGAAAGCATGgcaaaggaagaggagggtggtAAAACGGACGCCTCGCTCGACTACGTTGCCAATGAGGCACCGTCACGTACCTTCATAGTCGTCACcgccgacgaggcggaggaggacaccGCCACAACGgatgacgctgctgctgctcctgctgggGAAGTAGCAAACAGTGCCGGCAGGGCCGACGCGAAGACAGTGCCCGAGGCGGCTGCAGtagagcaggaggagggatgTGAGACCGCTGAGGAAGCACAGAGGTCGTCCGATGCCGCCGAGAGGGTAGGCGCGGAAGAGCGGGAGACCGCCACGGTGCCGCACAACCACGGCCGGGATGAGGcgactgcggtggcggcggagccaCCGCAACTGTGCACCACGTGTGAGATGGTGGCCTTTGATGCGGCGCATATCGCCGCGTGGATGATGAAGTACCGCCATGAAACGGCGTACGTCCCTCCCGGGGTGCAGCGCTTCGTGCACGAGTTCAACGAGCGAGCGGCCAAGTtcacgccgctgcggatggGTGGCACGAGCCCGACGCCGAGTGCCATAGGAACTGCCGcaaagaaggggaagaaggTCAGTCTAAGCCTCAGCTCCGTCGGCAGCTCGAAGACTGGGGTCGGCGCGCTGGCAGACCTGCCCAGCCGGGACGGCGGCGGGTTcagctcctctgctgccctgcgcaccggcaccagcGTCGCAGTGAAAAAGTCGAATGCGTTGGAGGCGCTCGGTGATGTGTGGGAGGGCCGCCAGGAGGCACCGATCTCGCTCGCGCAGGgctcgctgcgccgccggggTCTGTTCGGCGAAgtggagaagaagaagatcCACCAcatggtggtggcggtgctgaacAAGGTGACCACCGACCCGGTCAAGTTTCGCGAAGTCAAGaacgagctgctgcgcctaCCCATCCCCGAGGCAAACGCGGAGCAGATGACGAAGATCGTGGACGCCTTCTTCACCAAGGCGGTGCGGGAGCAGCACTTCAGCCACAGCTACGCCGACCTCATCGCGGCCCTCTGCAAGGTGCCGCAAGGACAGCACATCGTCGGTGACAAGACACAGAGCCTTGAGTACCGTCTGCGCATGGCATTGCTGAAGCGCTGCCAGGCCGAGTTTCTGCAGAGTATCCGAGCCGAGGAGACGGACGCGTCCAGTccgacgacgatggcgacggcggcggacgaCATGTCCTCCCCGCTGGTGTTCGCCATCGAAGGCGCTCAGGCGATCGGCGGcgagacggagaaggagcgtcgCGACCGCATGTGTGGCAACGTCCGATTCGTGTGCGAGCTGTTCCTGCGCGATATTGTCGCCGCTTCTGTTATTTCCGTCATCTTCCGTATCTGCTGTCTCGGCTCCGAGTTCGGGGAGTTtgccgtgccgccgtcgtACACACCAACGGAGTCGCAGGTGGACGAAATCATCACCGTCGTAAAGACCGCCAAGGAGCGCTACTTTGTACACTCCGCAGAGGGGCGCCggatgctgccgcagctgctgagccAGCTGGAGTACTGGGTGAAGCACTATGCCATcagtcgctgccgcttcgtGCTCATGTCTACGGTCGATGGCCTGCGTGCCATGCTGCCCAAAGAGCCGGCCTCGCCGATGATGAGTGGTACGCCGAGTGTGGCGGCTTTCGTGACGCCTCAGCTGACGCACATCTCGCCGAcgcagtcgccgccgccttgcgACGTCTCTGAGCAGGGGGTGGTCTCCGCAGTCTCACCCGCCCCACTGTCGGTTGCAGCGGCATTACCAGTAGTCACTGCGGCAGACGCGAGCGGGCAGCTGTCGATGAGCTCCACGATGGTGGGTGGGCAGCCTCTGCCAGCACCACGCAGCAAGCAGGTGGGCAGTGTGAGTCATAGTGACTCGGCCGGCTCGATCAACGGCATGGCGGCCACCGAGTCTCCTGTTACTGGCGCCATCACACGCCCCATCGTCACGCTAACGTCGCGGTCAACTCTTCAGCACGTGCGCCCTGAGGCTATCGCAAAGCTGATGGCGGCCTTCTCCAGTGGCCAAtgcagcgccgacgaggtgGCCGTGCAGCTCTTCGACACGTATGGCAATGTGCTGCCGGCCCTCGGGGCGTGGATGGACCGCTGCCTCTCCGTTGTcaaggaagagaagacaCGCAAGCAGACCGGCGCCGTTCTTGTTGCCTGCGTAGAGCAGCTGACGGCGCACACGAACGCgagcagcgaggaggcggcggagacggTGGCAATGTGtcgcgagcagctgcacgaggcagccgtggagGCCCTGCAGCGCGCCATCGAAGGTAAGCTCTACGAGGACCTCCACGTCTTTCAGTTCTGGGCACAGCTCGTCCTGTCCGACCACGCGCGTTTCGTCTACGACGAGGAGCTGTTGAATGAGGGCCTCGAGCTGCTCGTGTACACTGCTCCACCCGCCGTGCGCAGCTACCTCGTCGAAGTAGGAAAATACATGACAAATGTACTCGTCGCCCCGGAAAAGTTGCCGTGGCAGGCGTCGACGGAGGCACAGTGCTTTGTGCGGTACCGACCGCTGCTTGTGCTGCACAGTCTCGTGATGCCCGGCGGCCCCagcgaggcgcaggcgctgctcgaTAACATCGTCAGCTTTAGCGACGTGCGACAGCAGTCGCTGGAGTTGCGGCTCTACCACGCCTTCCGCACCGGCTCACCGTCCCGAGAGGTCATcttcgagcagctgcgcacgtcACCGCGGACGACAAGCCGCGACTCGACGCTTGCTGCGGAGGTGCTTAGCGCGCTGCTCATCGCAGAGCTGTGCTCCAACGGTGATGCACTCGTGGAGGACAACATGGACCTCCTTCAAATCACCGTCGACGGCGTGACACGCGCGGAACGCGAGATCGCCATTGTGACCGAGGTCTACGAGATTCTCCGCTACACGCCTCGCCCCATGATGATGTCGGCCGCGGCCCGAGTGCTGCGCAAAtttgtgtgcatgcacaTCGTGTCCGACGAGACGATGGAGCGGGCAGATCGCTTTtacgaggcggagcgcgaCGGTGCCATCGAGAAACCAACCCAAGAGGGCGTCCGCACgcttgctgcgccgccgaGCGCCGAGCTCCCGCGTATTATGGATCGCCGCGGCACCGATGACGTCCTGCTCAGCGGCAGCATTTCTATGCGCTCCGTGAACGGCGCAGTGGCTACGAATAGCAACGGCAACGGCAACAACGGTGGCGGTGTTGGCGGGGGAACGGGGTCTGTGGATGGATTGCAGAGCTCCAACGCCAGCAGCTTCGGTGAGTTCCGCCCCCGCGACAGCCACCCACCGCGCCGCGATGCAGACAGCGagcacaccagcagccgccactcgcagcggcagctgtcACCACGGCGGAGCAACCAGAGCAACAGCTCCTTCCAGAcggcacgcggcggcgaggacaaCAGCAAGCGACTGTACCGCAACTCCTACAAGAACCGTCGGCGCAGCCAAGGTGAAGGCGGAAACGAGCGGCAGTCCAGGGCAGGGGGCAGCAAAGACGaatcgccgcagcagcagcccacaGGGTCGTTGTCGACGTCATCGAACTACGCTAGTAGTCGCGATGGTagccgccacggcggtggGGGGGGCCGTTACGACCGTCAGCACGGCGGCTCGCGCGCcgggcgaggcagcggccactTTGACCGTGGTCGTggcggtagtggtggtggccgcggcAACGGCACCGCACTTCATCGAGggagtggcggcggtggcaagGCTGAGTAA